In Actinoplanes lobatus, the DNA window AGTGCCCCGGCGATCACCCGGGCGTGTGCCACGTACTCGGGGATCCGGGGCAGCTCACGGTCCAGGCCGGCGAGCGCGGACAGGGCGACCGGCCACTGCTGGAAGAGGTGGCCGCCGTAGCGGTGCCGCCAGGTGCGGGCGTACTCGGTCAGGTCGGCGGTCCCGGCCAGGACGGCGCCGCTGATCCCGCCGAGCGTCTTGTAGAACGACACGTAGACGCTGTCCGCCAGGGCCGCGATCTCCCGGATCGACCGGCCCAGGTAGGGGGCCGACTCCCAGATCCGGGCGCCGTCGAAGTGCACCCGGGCGCCGATGCCGCGGGCCGCCTTCGCCGCCTCCACCAGCTCCGGCCAGGTGGGCAGCACGAAGCCGGCGTCGCGCAGCGGCAGCTCGATGACGACCGTACTGACCGGCTCGGCCAGGCTGATGATCTCGGCGGCGGTCGGGTTTCGCGGCGCGCCGGTCGAGTGGATCCCGCGCAGGCCGGTGAGCTCGGCGTACGCGTGCCGCTCGTGCACCTCCTGGTGGCCGAGCGGATGCAGGGCGGCGGCCAGGACGCCGATCCGTTCGGCGCCGTAGCGCAGCGCCACCTGCTGGGCCATCGTCCCGGTCGGGAAGAGCACGGCGTCCTGCGTGCCGAGCAGCGCGGCCACCCGCTTCTCCAGCACGGTCACCGGGCCGCCGCCGTAGAAGTCGGGCAGGCCGTCCAGGTCGGCGGCGGTCTCCAGGGCGGCGACATGCTCGCGCATGGTCAGCGGTCTGACCCCGGAGAGGATGCGGTCGCAGGCCCGCATGGCGGTCTGGCGCCGCTGGATCAAGGAGTCCGGCATCAGCGGATGATCGCATGCCGCGCGTTTTTGTCGGACCCGGTCGCTACTGTTCGCGCCATGCGGAGCACCTTCGTCTTCCCGTCAGGTTGGTATCGATACCGGTCCGCGCGCCGGGGCAGCGCCGGAGTGGCCGCCTTCGTGCCATCCGCGAAGGCGCGTGCCGCGGTGGACGCCGACACCGCCCACCATCAGGTTCGGCTCCGGCAGTGGCTCGGCGCGCCGACGACGCCGGAGCCGATCCGGGCCGACGCCCTCGCGTGGCTGGCCGGTTCGCCGGAGGCCAGCCCGCTCGGTGCCGCGGCGGTCCCGGCGATCGCCCAGATCAACCGGTGGGACAGCACCGACTGGGCGCATCTCTACGCCGACGTGTGGATCAGCGAGCGTGGGCTGCGTTTCGCCGCCGAGGCCGCGGTCGGCCTGCTGGGCCTGACGGTCAAGGACGCCTTCGTCCCCCGTGGCGCCGCGAACGGCGACAAGACGGGCGTGTGCCCGAAGGCGCCCGGCGACGTGAACCGGACCGGGGTGGCGGACCCGTCGATGCTGATCCTGCTGCGGGTCCGGCAGGCGCTGGCGGCCACCTCCGAAAAGGAGTACGGCGAGGTGAAAGCCGCTCTCGAGCCGTTCCGGCAGGGGCATGTCTATGAGCGGGCGGCGGTCTCCGTCCTCTTCCCCGAGGAGCGCGCCTGGCTCGAGGAGGATGTGGCCGCGGCGGCCGGCGCCCACGACGAATACCTGGCGTCCCTGCTCTTCACCGCGGTGGGCACCCCGGCGGACGTGGCGGCGCTGCTGCCGGTGGCGAGCGACTACACCATGTCGAGCTCGCTGCACATGCTGTCCACACTGGTGGAGGGCGTCGGCCCGGCCGCCGTCCCGGCCCTGTTCCACTGGTTCGACACCGGCTACCACGACGCCGAGACACTTCGGCGGCTCCTGTCGGTGCTCACCGTGCTCCCCGGCGACGAGGTGGCCCGCGGGCTGATCGAGCGCATCGACCGGAAATACGTCTCCCCGGCCCTGCTGGAGCACGCCGACCGTTACCCGGAGCCCGCCCTGCGCCTGCTCGCCGAGGCCGCCGGCAAACGCGAGATCGCCGAGCTGCTCCGCGCCCACCTGCTGAAACACCGGGATCTGGCCGCCGGGGTCACCGCCGGACTGAGCCCCGAGGCGGCCGGCCGGGTCGAGCGGATCCTCGCCGAGGAGGCGGTCGCCGCCCCGCCCGCGCCGCTGTCCGCGGTGCCGCCGGTGCTCGCCGACCCGCCGTGGAAACGCGCCACCAAACCCGTCAAGCCGGTCGTCATCACCGGCCTGACCTGCGATGACCCGACCTCCCTCGACTGGCCGGAGGGGGAACGG includes these proteins:
- a CDS encoding threonine aldolase family protein, with protein sequence MPDSLIQRRQTAMRACDRILSGVRPLTMREHVAALETAADLDGLPDFYGGGPVTVLEKRVAALLGTQDAVLFPTGTMAQQVALRYGAERIGVLAAALHPLGHQEVHERHAYAELTGLRGIHSTGAPRNPTAAEIISLAEPVSTVVIELPLRDAGFVLPTWPELVEAAKAARGIGARVHFDGARIWESAPYLGRSIREIAALADSVYVSFYKTLGGISGAVLAGTADLTEYARTWRHRYGGHLFQQWPVALSALAGLDRELPRIPEYVAHARVIAGALAALPGARVFPEPPHTHQFRFWLPYPAAVLNEAVLAMAEKEGVWFAGGWSDADVPGYAMTEVTAAGPALEWTAADVGAIGVRLLDLLNQETQRT